The genomic window AGGGACAGTGGTGGAAGAAGGAGATGTTGTTCGAATTGACGGAAATCCCGTTCGCGTCGAGACGAATAAAGTCTATCTTGCTTTGAATAAACCTGTCGGTATCACAAGTACGACCGACCAAACTATCAAAGGGAATATCGTTGATCTAGTCAACCACCCGTTAAGAGTCTTCCATGTAGGGCGTTTGGATAAAGATTCAGAAGGCTTAATTCTAATGACAAATGATGGCGATATTGTCAACGAAATCTTACGTGCCGAACACCGACATGAGAAGGAATATATCGTTAGAGTCGACAAACCCATCCGACAAGATTTCTTAAGAAATATGGCTGCGGGTGTAGATATCTTAGA from Aerococcaceae bacterium DSM 111021 includes these protein-coding regions:
- a CDS encoding pseudouridine synthase, with protein sequence MRINKYISESGKASRRGADRLINEGRVTINGELPVLGTVVEEGDVVRIDGNPVRVETNKVYLALNKPVGITSTTDQTIKGNIVDLVNHPLRVFHVGRLDKDSEGLILMTNDGDIVNEILRAEHRHEKEYIVRVDKPIRQDFLRNMAAGVDILDTTTLPAKLTQLGKYEFKIILTQGLNRQIRRMTSALGYNVVHLQRIRIMNIHLGDLPSGQWKDLSDKELNGLFKELNYTPK